tgtaaaatgtgagaaagtttaAGAGGTATTTACAAGACACTGTATTTTTTAGTAATAGTATTCCACTTGTCAAACTGCTACTTTTGGATGTTAACTAGTATTATCCTTTTTGTCTTCTGCTCAGGTGCCTGGCCTGTGCTCATCGATGACTTTGTGGAGTTTGCTCGGCCAATTGTAGCAGGAAATAAACTCAACATGACGTAATATTTGCCACAGCTTCACCAAATGGAGGATGCCGTTTTCTTTCTTCcgttgtttttctatttattaatgAGATTATGATACAAGGTAGCCTAAAGAAACAGCTTCTAAGTAGGTTGGCCTGCAGATTTTCAATAATTATTCTGCTGCTAAGAGGCCTTTGAAGAGGAGAAGAaatacagtggaaaaaaaacaacaacaaaagaagagggaagtgttttgtttttactttctgctgTTGTGGACAGATGCTGGAAATGTTTCATGAAACTGATGAGTAAACCGATACTCATCCCTTAAACTTGCAATGGTGGTAGGTTTGAACTGCCACTGTGGACTCATTTAAAATCACTCTCAGCAAAGCAGGCAGCCAGACTAAAATGGGCTTTTAAGTGGTGTGAATGAAACATTGTGATAAGGCTTGGCTGTTCTGTCAGTTAGTATGAAGCTGGTTGATGTAGTTGAGGTTATCAAAATTTGAGAATATGTGTTTGCGTTTGTCACTGTATGTCGTACGAGTGCGTTGGGTGGAGGTAAAATATGTTGCCTTCTGCAcaaaggctgtttttttttttggtttgagaTATCATATAGTTAACATTCACCAAGTGagagtgaaaatgttcagatacACTATTTACATCCAGTCCGATGACTGGACGAAGCATCACGTTTTCTGATCTCAGCACCAGCATAAAGGTTGCTATAATGATTAAAATCCAGCTCTCATCAAAATGAGAATCTAGATggtcaaaaatatatatttgacatTGCTTGCACAAGACAGGTAATGGCATTTAGAATCTATTTGTTCACACTaagctttttctattttccattCGGACAATGGAAAAACCTTTACATAATTTAGGGTTGGCGTTGCAGTGCCTAAGAGCTTGAATTTCAACCTGTATGTGGACTGTTTTCAGTTACCCAGGTGAAGCCTTGTCACCTCTTCAAACTGCACTGATATACACTTTTACAAGTACAGAGCTGTTCAGTTTACATTACAgtaagttaaactttttttaaaaaaaatgtggttcaCACAcccaaaagtgttttaaatgtacGTTTACACTGTTTGAGGTTTGCGCTGCCTCATTATCAAAAGGTCATTGGGATGTTgggctgccatctagtggtagTTGAGGATTATAGCTTTTTTAATTGTGCTATAGGCAAATTCTACATAAGACTTtagggggttttttgtttgtttttgtttatagcAGTTAGAGCAACACTGCATTATCAGATTTACTGATGCATATGCTGAATGCAGCGTTACAGGATGCAGAGCTCAAGGACCAGCTATCTCTGTCAGCACTGTGTGTCGTCCTGTTCTTCTATCAGAGGTCACCCCGTTCCATGTTTTACAGGTTACTGCTGTCACCATAACATAACCTTCGCCATACTTTGTCAATAAGGATTATGCATTATTTTATAGCAGAGCAGCTATGCACTGTAAAGTAGTTACGTTTTAGGTTAAGTTCAAAATAGTTTGAGTGAAATTATAGATACTAGTCCAAATGATTGAGTTTATTCCACATTAAATCCAAATCAAGTGCCATATTTCTCATGACATCAGCTGAGCAAGAGTTGATCTGGtgaaacattgtttaaaaaaacaaatgtaacttATATGAAACTGAAGATATGAGAACATCTGTTCACAATCAGTACAATACGTATGTATTTTATGATACACATGTATTGTACTTATGTGGTGGTCCACTGGTACGTTGTCTTTGTCAAATGTGTCACTGTTCCTGATGCAGAATGTTCTTATTTAAACAGTGTTATTTTGGCTGTGAAAGAAAGCAGCTCTTAATGGATCAAAAGCATTTCTCAGTTGCAAtggtattaataaaaaaatgtcaatatagtgtgaatttcttttttctttttgccatagATGTGCATTATCACTGCACTTGCACTATTTTGCCCAAAGTTTTCCCTGATCTGCATTCACACATGCCATGTATGAAGTCAGGTGGCTTCAGATTTTGGCTCACCCTTTGCAGCCCTCCGCACGGCTTAGAATCATGTGAATATGAAACTTAGAACATtcgtgcttttttttttttttttttgagcccagacactgatgttggacataAAGGCCTAGGTTACAGTGTCTGCTCGAATTCATCATTCATGTTCAGTTGAGAGCAGGACTCTTCTGGCCAATCAGGTTTTTCCACCCCATTCTCAGAAAGAGAATGGTGTGGAATGTCCCCAAACAAATTTGGGAGCAAGACATTGTCTGAAATAATCTGATATGCAGAAGCATGAAGCGTAAGCGTACCTTCCTGTGGAACTAAACCTATTAGCACACTTTGGATgtgtatttttagatttatgttGTGTATAAAAGAGAGACCCTAAACTGTCAGAAAAAACTGAGAACTTGCAGCCCAACTGTTTTCCATGACCCGCAGTATATGAGCAACGCTGTTTGGAAAAATGAGAAACTGAACTGTGTGGCTGCCTTGTGCTGTATGCAAACATTGTTCCATTGCAGAGCTATAGCGACAGCAGGTGTCTATTCAGGTCAAACAAAGTTGGATGTAAATTACACAACGGCAGTGAAtgtgatggaggaaaaaaattgatTCCACATAATCACAGCTCTCTGGTATGCCAGCAGAGAGCTGCTCAACTTGATACCAGTTGTCGCTTATCAAGTTGCATTTTTGCTATATATCGTCATCATCAGCTCTTACTGAAGCTATGTCTGAATATAAGCTTAGAGCAAAGTACACCAACAGGTATGCACATAAAAGTTATATTACATGTATGTGTGAGAcacaaaagtaattaaattagaataatgtTGAGTATACTGATCCATAAATCAGTTGATTggatttaattagtttttttgagGGTGACTTGTGTGTGAGGGTGCATTGTCCTCTCACAGCACAGGTGAGATGTCGATAAGCTCTAGCACCAGCTGCTGGACATGCTTGCACTCAGGCCCAGCGCCACATTAGCATCTCTTCCACCCCGTGTCCTCCCCTGATTACCACTCCAAAGCCCGTCATCCAGCGTTTCAGCTTTGGGACCACAGGGATTGCCTTTTTAGGAGATGCATGGACACAGCTGAGCTCAACGTTGCCCCAGACAAAGAAGCTGAGGGTGATAATGCAGCGCTTTcatgtttgcgtgtgtgtgtgcccaACCTTGCTGCTCAAAGTTAGTTTGGTAAACTGATTGGAGAACCTCGAAGATGGAAGGCAAGCAGAGCTGTGATGCAGCAGATATGGAGAAAATGGCTGGAAGGGTTTGAAATTCGAAAGATTTTTGGTCTCTCTTCATTGTCCCATGATCGTTCACCTGTTGGAAGGTAGAAGGAAGGCCTGCAAGAAGATTCATTCAGGAGGGTATTATTATCTTAACTTGAGCTGGGTGTGCCATTAAGAGAGAAATCCAGCAGCATGGAGAAGTTTAAATCAGCCATGGTTCTCGGTGCCGTTGGTGATGCTTTGGGCTACAGGAAAGGTCGCTGGGAAAGCTGCACGTCAGGCAAGAAGATCCAAGAAGAGCTGGCGTCTCTGGGTGGACTGGAGTCCCTGAAGCTGGACCCTGACAACTGGCCCCTGAGTGATGCAGTGCTGATGCACATGACCACAGCTGAAGCCCTCATAACAGGTATGTGAAGAATTAATTTCAACAAGGATGgtggtattttttgtttgtgtcaaCACTAAGAAAGTTCTAGCAGCAttaagtacaaaaatatatttatacctTCGCATGAAACCAATACTTTGCACATTGTTAGAAAAATCCAAGCACATTGCATTGGATTAAGGATACTCCAACTCACTCCTTTGAACATATAAATATACTTTACTACtgctcttattttgttttgtttgcttttgttttaaatttattttgtttgtgtataattttgtttattctttcattACTCTACATTCAGCAAAAATCAAACTACATTAGTTAGAACAATATAGAAAGACTAAACTAAGTAGGATGCCATCACCCATCATTGCAACCGAGCATCAAAGTCTTTGAAAAAACCATGACTCAGTCTTGGGGAGGTAACATGCTACCTCCCCTGTAGTATGTTACTGGGCCGAGAGTCCAAAAAGTCCAAAATAGACCACTTTGGAAAAGTCGATCCTCTGAACAATGGCGGATCAGTGGCCTCTGTAATCTACTGGTCTCATGTTTGGCTATACATGCAGCCAATAGGCAGCCACAAtagttctgagaaaaaaatagtgATGACATATTTCAAGATTAGAAATCCCTATTTAGCAACCATCCAGCTTGTAGAGACACCAGCTGGATAGACAACAATGTATAGAGAGTAAtgcatcatgtttttgtttttagtcataCCTCCCAAAGTTCATATTTATGATATGTGTCATTTATGCTAAAACAGtataatatttttgtctcatttctagCTGATGAACAGTTTAACTTGATCAAAGAACAAGTGAATCATCTCATCATTCAAGCAGTTCTTTTGGACAGTTAAACGCGAAGATGCAACTCAAACTTGAAATTAATTGACTATTTTCCAAATCTCAAACATGAACAGGTCAGTAACTTAGTATGTCTACAGATTATTTCTTCCATGCAAAGATCACAGATACAATGTTCAAGGACAATTCAAAGTTTGCTGAAGTGACATTGTTTTTTGACCACAGGCATTCTGGTCCTAATCTGTGTTGTGGTGGAGTGGAGCTAAACTTAGCTCATTGCAGCCCCACTTATCTTTCCCTGCATGCCAGTCATGGATGACTCCTAACcactgtgtgcatgtgtgattgtgtgtgtccAGATTACTGGTGTCTGGAGGACTTGTACAGGGAGGTGGTGCGTCTCTATGTGGAAGCCATGGTCTCTCTCCAGGGTCGAGCTCCTGATCCAGGCACCGTGGAGCCCTGCGTTCACCTAAAACCTCACAACTTCCTGCTCGCTTGGCATACACCTTTCAATGAAAAGGGTAGGTTAAGATTAAGATTTAGGAAGCTTTGTGGGGTGTaaactaaacataaatacagtaaaaaatgCATGTCTGTCTCCAGGGTCTGGATTTGGAGCAGCAGCCAAAGCCATGTGTGTTGGTATGAGATACTGGCAGCCTGAGAGACTGGATAACTTGGTGGAGGTCAGCATTGAGATTGGCAGAATGACCCACAACCACCCAACAGGTGATGTGCTGGCGATTTCAAACCACCAATGATCCAGCAATGATAAGCCAAATATTGTGTTGCTGTTTGACTGTTCGGTAGATCTACTTTTGTGGATTCTGTTTCCCAAAATCTTGCTTGAACCTACCACATGAGCTGTTCATCCTGCTCCTGGGAACAGGTTAAGGACATAAGTTAGCTTTTATGCAGGTATGTTGGAGCAAGGAcacaactaaaaactaaaaatagacaccagcacccctcccagccccactagggacaagggtgttagaaaatggatggctggatggatgatATGGCGACTTGGTGACCCAGTTCTCTTTAGATACAGTTTTACTTACAGTATTATCCTCCTGTTTGTGTGCGGTATCAAGACAAACCTGGACTGTAATCTAACCTTATTTGTCACAGTTCTAGctggacaaaacattttaatttagagcTACGACTGATAGGATGAACATGTTTGGGCAAAAAGCCGTTTTGTTATTGCCATGTTGTGACATCTAACAATGACTGCAAATCTGCTCTATTTGAAAAGCAGTGCCCACTTGTCTTTCCCACTTTGATTAGTGGTTgatagaaattagtttttttttttttgtaacttcattCTTATACCTTATAAAAAGAAGCCACCAATTAAAGGTTTTTGGAAACtgaccataaaaaaaaattataaaaaagtgaaaacgtaaaaagaaaaaaaaatatcatttagaTTTATGTAAATGAATAACTGTGAAGGTGCTGTAATATTCTTTGACTACAGTCTGAAGTGCCAAAGACACTTTTGATGTCTCTCTCTTCTCTTGACTTCAGGCTTCCTCGGCTCCCTGACAACAGCGTTATTTGCATCCTTTGCAATCCAGGGGAAGCCTCTTGTGACTCGGGGCCGTGAGCTCATGGAGGTCATCCCCCGAGCAGAGGAGTACTGCAAGAAGACAATACGACACATGGCAGGTCGGACTCTGGCTCTGtctagatctttttttttctttaaaaaaaaaaaaaacagatcatcAATATATGTTATTATAAATTCTTTtgcatttatgtaaaaaaaaaaaaaagtgattccaGAAGTTCACTTTCTACATTTGCTTACACAGAATATCAggaaaactggttttattttgaggCTAAGTGGCAGTTTTACCTCGAAGAGCGAGAGATCGACAAGGAcggaaaaaacaaaccatcatttCCTGATGGCTATGATGCAGAGGAGACTGATAAAGTATGTCCCTTGGGGAACTTTATTTCTCATACTATTaaatcaacagattacaacccTTTACAGACACAGGCCCTTCTTTTCCCCTCAAAGCAGATGTACAAGCGTTGGAGTTCAGAGGGTCGGGCAGGGCGGAGAGGTCATGATGCACCCATGATCGCCTACGATGCACTTCTGGCCTCAGGAAGCAACTGGGCTGAGCTGTGCAAACGAGCCATGTTTCATGGAGGTGAGACACTTTGAATTACAGACCTGTATGTTTTACAGAATTGtgcagaagaaacaaaacaatcaaaaaatgtctttattttagcTGACTTTAAATAACCTTATTTGCGTTTTTAATTGAGACAGTACAGTATTGTGAAGACAGAAGAACCATGTGAGTTAAGGACCTCTGTAAACATGTTGTTTTAGGTGAGAGTGAAGCCACGGGCCTCATCGCAGGCTGCCTCTATGGCCTCATGAACGGCCTGAGCCAGGTTCCTCAGAACCTACACCGGGATTTGGACAAAAGAGAACGGCTGGAGGAGTTGGGAGAGGCACTCTATAAAGCAGCCTCTGCAGAGAAATGCACAGAGAAGTAATCCTGATCTTCACTGAGCTGAACTCTACTCAGAGGAACACCCTCCTTCATTCCCTGACTAGTTTTATGAGTTATGCTGTCCTC
This genomic interval from Gambusia affinis linkage group LG02, SWU_Gaff_1.0, whole genome shotgun sequence contains the following:
- the adprhl1 gene encoding protein ADP-ribosylarginine hydrolase-like protein 1 isoform X4; the protein is MEKFKSAMVLGAVGDALGYRKGRWESCTSGKKIQEELASLGGLESLKLDPDNWPLSDAVLMHMTTAEALITDYWCLEDLYREVVRLYVEAMVSLQGRAPDPGTVEPCVHLKPHNFLLAWHTPFNEKGSGFGAAAKAMCVGMRYWQPERLDNLVEVSIEIGRMTHNHPTGFLGSLTTALFASFAIQGKPLVTRGRELMEVIPRAEEYCKKTIRHMAEYQENWFYFEAKWQFYLEEREIDKDGKNKPSFPDGYDAEETDKQMYKRWSSEGRAGRRGHDAPMIAYDALLASGSNWAELCKRAMFHGGESEATGLIAGCLYGLMNGLSQVPQNLHRDLDKRERLEELGEALYKAASAEKCTEK
- the adprhl1 gene encoding protein ADP-ribosylarginine hydrolase-like protein 1 isoform X5, which translates into the protein MEKFKSAMVLGAVGDALGYRKGRWESCTSGKKIQEELASLGGLESLKLDPDNWPLSDAVLMHMTTAEALITDYWCLEDLYREVVRLYVEAMVSLQGRAPDPGTVEPCVHLKPHNFLLAWHTPFNEKGSGFGAAAKAMCVGMRYWQPERLDNLVEVSIEIGRMTHNHPTGFLGSLTTALFASFAIQGKPLVTRGRELMEVIPRAEEYCKKTIRHMAEYQENWFYFEAKWQFYLEEREIDKDGKNKPSFPDGYDAEETDKMYKRWSSEGRAGRRGHDAPMIAYDALLASGSNWAELCKRAMFHGGESEATGLIAGCLYGLMNGLSQVPQNLHRDLDKRERLEELGEALYKAASAEKCTEK